The following proteins are encoded in a genomic region of Chaetodon auriga isolate fChaAug3 chromosome 8, fChaAug3.hap1, whole genome shotgun sequence:
- the pomgnt2 gene encoding protein O-linked-mannose beta-1,4-N-acetylglucosaminyltransferase 2, with protein sequence MRASVAGCRMSVGALLNGLLVSVVAALLWKYSKLSEHAALLEEELHLTRQSQELSQARIDYHVALQALQEHGTRMVCTGKMHTDRICRFDYLCYCSEAEEFVFFHSNSSVMLPNLGSRRFQPALLDLSSVEDHNTQYFNFLELPAATLKFMPKPVFVPDVTLILNRFNPDNLMHVFHDDLLPAFYTMKQYSDLDDEARLVFMEGWGEGPHFDLYRLLSSKQPLLKEQLKNFGKLMCFTKSYVGLSKMTTWYQYGFVQPQGPKANMLVSGNEIRQFARALMEKMNITRVEELEKDGGSGEDNKEKEKKDEYIVVFSRSTTRLILNEAELIMVLAQEFQMRVVTVSLEEQSFPSIVQVISSATMLVSMHGAQLITSLFLPRGAVVVELFPFAVNPEQYTPYKTLASLPGMDLHYVSWRNTKEENTITHPDRPWEQGGIAHLEKEEQERILLSKDVPRHLCCRNPEWLFRIYQDTLVDIPSFLEVLKEGMKTKPNLKKSKPANTVHPGRVREPQCQTSVQTTNEAKLTVSWQIPWNLKYLKVREVKYEVWIQEQGENTYMPYILPQQNYTFSENIKPFTTYLVWVRCIFNKNLLGPFADVLMCRT encoded by the coding sequence atgcgGGCTTCAGTGGCAGGCTGCAGGATGAGCGTGGGCGCGCTCCTTAACGGGCTGCTGGTCTCTGTAGTTGCAGCTCTGCTTTGGAAGTATTCCAAGCTGAGTGAGCATGCTGCCCTGCTGGAGGAAGAACTGCACCTGACACGGCAGTCCCAGGAGCTCTCACAGGCCCGTATCGACTACCATGTTGCCCTCCAGGCTCTTCAGGAACACGGCACACGCATGGTCTGCACCGGCAAGATGCACACTGACCGCATCTGCCGCTTTGACTACCTATGCTACTGCTCTGAGGCAGAGGAATTTGTGTTCTTCCACTCCAATTCCTCTGTCATGTTGCCTAACCTGGGGTCTAGGCGCTTCCAACCTGCCCTACTGGACTTGTCTTCAGTAGAGGATCACAATACCCAGTACTTCAACTTTTTAGAGCTACCAGCTGCTACTTTAAAGTTTATGCCTAAACCTGTGTTTGTGCCAGATGTGACGCTGATCCTAAATCGGTTTAATCCAGACAACCTAATGCATGTGTTCCACGATGACCTGCTCCCAGCTTTCTATACTATGAAACAGTATTCAGACTTAGATGATGAAGCTCGTTTGGTTTTTATGGAGGGCTGGGGTGAAGGGCCACACTTTGACCTTTACAGACTTCTCAGCAGCAAGCAGCCCCTACTAAAAGAACAGCTTAAAAACTTTGGAAAGCTCATGTGTTTTACAAAATCTTACGTTGGCTTGTCCAAGATGACCACCTGGTACCAGTATGGTTTTGTCCAGCCACAGGGCCCTAAAGCCAATATGTTGGTCTCAGGAAATGAGATTCGGCAGTTTGCCAGAGCtctgatggagaaaatgaacatCACAAGGGTGGAAGAGCTggagaaggatggagggagtggtGAAGATAataaggagaaagagaagaaggatgaATACATTGTTGTGTTTAGTCGCTCAACAACGAGGCTGATACTGAATGAAGCGGAGCTAATCATGGTGCTAGCCCAGGAGTTCCAGATGAGAGTGGTCACAGTATCTCTGGAGGAACAGTCCTTCCCCAGTATAGTCCAGGTGATCAGCAGTGCTACCATGTTGGTTAGTATGCATGGAGCTCAGCTCATCACCTCACTCTTCCTTCCAAGAGGAGCTGTTGTGGTGGAACTCTTCCCTTTTGCTGTAAACCCAGAGCAGTACACCCCATATAAAACCCTTGCCTCCCTACCAGGCATGGACCTTCACTATGTCTCTTGGAGGAACACTAAGGAGGAGAATACCATCACCCATCCAGACAGACCCTGGGAACAAGGGGGCATTGCTCACttggagaaagaggagcaagAGCGAATACTGTTGAGCAAAGATGTCCCTAGGCACTTGTGCTGCCGCAACCCAGAGTGGCTCTTCCGGATCTACCAGGACACTTTGGTGGACATCCCTTCCTTCCTGGAAGTCCTCAAAGAGGGCATGAAGACAAAGCCCAATTTGAAGAAGTCAAAGCCGGCCAACACAGTCCATCCAGGCCGGGTCAGAGAACCCCAATGTCAAACCTCAGTACAAACCACTAATGAGGCTAAACTCACAGTCTCCTGGCAGATCCCGTGGAATCTGAAATACCTTAAGGTCAGAGAGGTGAAATATGAGGTGTGGATCCAGGAGCAGGGAGAGAACACATACATGCCTTATATCCTTCCCCAGCAGAACTACACTTTTTCAGAGAACATTAAGCCCTTCACCACCTACCTGGTGTGGGTCAGGTGTATCTTCAACAAGAACCTCCTGGGTCCCTTTGCAGATGTTCTTATGTGCCGGACTTAG